The following proteins come from a genomic window of Streptomyces sp. NBC_01716:
- the typA gene encoding translational GTPase TypA has product MPTRHDIRNVAIVAHVDHGKTTLVDAMLKQAGAFAAHAAEHLDDRMMDSNDLEREKGITILAKNTAVKYHPKEGGTGDVPNLVTINIIDTPGHADFGGEVERGLSMVDAVVLLVDASEGPLPQTRFVLRKALAAKLPVILCINKTDRPDARIAEVVDETYDLFLDLDADEDQIEFPIVYACARDGVASLTKPEDGTVPADSTNLEPFFTTILSSVPAPVYEEDAPLQAHVTNLDADNFLGRIALCRVEQGELKKGQTVTWIKRDGTMSNVRITELLMTEALTRKPAEKAGPGDICAIAGIPDIMIGETLADLENPIALPLITVDEPAISMTIGTNTSPLVGKGGKGHKVTARQVKDRLDRELIGNVSLRVLDTERPDAWEVQGRGELALAILVEQMRREGFELTVGKPEVVTKDVDGKLHEPIERMTIDCPEEHLGAITQLMATRKGRMETMTNHGSGWIRMEWIVPSRGLIGFRTEFLTQTRGTGIAHSIFEGHEPWFGELRTRNNGSLVADRSGSVTPFAMVNLQERGVIFTEPGTEVYEGMIIGENSRADDMDVNITKEKKLTNMRAASADTTENVVPPRRLSLEQSLEFCRDDECIEVTPETVRIRKVVLDQKERGRAASRAKR; this is encoded by the coding sequence ATGCCCACGCGCCACGACATCCGTAACGTCGCCATCGTCGCCCACGTCGACCATGGCAAGACCACTCTGGTCGACGCCATGCTGAAGCAGGCCGGTGCCTTCGCCGCGCACGCCGCCGAGCACCTCGACGACCGGATGATGGACTCGAACGACCTGGAGCGTGAGAAGGGCATCACGATCCTCGCCAAGAACACGGCGGTGAAGTACCACCCCAAGGAGGGCGGTACCGGTGACGTCCCGAACCTGGTCACGATCAACATCATCGACACCCCCGGCCACGCCGACTTCGGCGGTGAGGTCGAGCGCGGCCTGTCGATGGTCGACGCGGTCGTCCTCCTCGTCGACGCCTCCGAGGGCCCGCTGCCGCAGACCCGGTTCGTGCTGCGCAAGGCACTCGCGGCCAAGCTGCCGGTGATCCTGTGCATCAACAAGACGGACCGGCCCGACGCCCGTATCGCCGAGGTCGTGGACGAGACGTACGACCTCTTCCTCGACCTGGACGCGGACGAGGACCAGATCGAGTTCCCGATCGTCTACGCCTGCGCGCGTGACGGCGTCGCCTCGCTGACCAAGCCGGAGGACGGCACGGTCCCGGCCGACAGCACCAATCTGGAGCCGTTCTTCACCACGATCCTGAGCTCCGTCCCGGCTCCGGTGTACGAGGAGGACGCGCCGCTCCAGGCCCATGTCACCAACCTGGACGCCGACAACTTCCTCGGCCGTATCGCGCTCTGCCGGGTCGAGCAGGGCGAGCTGAAGAAGGGGCAGACCGTCACCTGGATCAAGCGTGACGGCACGATGTCCAACGTCCGCATCACCGAGCTGCTGATGACCGAGGCGCTCACCCGCAAGCCGGCTGAGAAGGCCGGTCCTGGCGACATCTGCGCCATCGCCGGTATCCCGGACATCATGATCGGCGAGACCCTGGCCGATCTGGAGAACCCGATCGCGCTGCCGCTGATCACGGTGGACGAGCCGGCCATCTCGATGACCATCGGCACGAACACCTCGCCGCTCGTCGGCAAGGGCGGCAAGGGCCACAAGGTCACCGCCCGGCAGGTGAAGGACCGCCTGGACCGCGAGCTGATCGGTAACGTCTCGCTGCGCGTCCTGGACACCGAGCGTCCCGACGCCTGGGAGGTGCAGGGCCGAGGTGAGCTGGCGCTGGCCATCCTGGTCGAGCAGATGCGCCGCGAGGGCTTCGAGCTGACGGTCGGCAAGCCCGAGGTCGTCACCAAGGACGTCGACGGCAAGCTCCACGAGCCGATCGAGCGCATGACGATCGACTGCCCCGAGGAGCACCTGGGCGCGATCACGCAGCTGATGGCGACCCGCAAGGGCCGTATGGAGACGATGACCAACCACGGGTCCGGCTGGATCCGCATGGAGTGGATCGTGCCGTCCCGCGGACTCATCGGCTTCCGTACGGAGTTCCTCACGCAGACCCGCGGCACCGGCATCGCGCACTCGATCTTCGAGGGGCACGAGCCGTGGTTCGGCGAGCTGCGGACCCGTAACAACGGCTCGCTGGTCGCGGACCGCTCCGGTTCGGTGACGCCGTTCGCGATGGTCAACCTCCAGGAGCGCGGTGTCATCTTCACCGAGCCGGGCACCGAGGTGTACGAGGGCATGATCATCGGTGAGAACTCGCGCGCCGACGACATGGACGTGAACATCACCAAGGAGAAGAAGCTCACCAACATGCGTGCCGCCTCCGCCGACACCACGGAGAACGTGGTGCCGCCGCGCAGGCTCTCGCTGGAGCAGTCCCTGGAGTTCTGCCGCGACGACGAGTGCATCGAGGTGACCCCGGAGACGGTCCGTATCCGCAAGGTCGTCCTGGACCAGAAGGAGCGCGGCCGCGCGGCCTCCCGCGCCAAGCGCTGA
- a CDS encoding ABC transporter substrate-binding protein — MSQVGAPRGRTCSRTIRSVALLTTGVLALPALAGCSSGEERSKVPGPAQDVGPAARDRIADGGTLRWAVDTVPTTLNTFQADADATTSRIAGAVLPSLFTLDKTGRPERNPDYLESAKIVEREPKQVVLYKLNQQAVWSDGRELGAPDFVAQWRALSGKESAYWTARNAGYERIQKIERGKDDLEVRVTFNKPYADWKALFSPLYPKSVMGAPNSFNDGARTKLKASAGPFQIKELDREDREMTLVRNPRWWGARPKLDSIVLSAVPRDKRAAALADGTLDLAEIDSPVAERINKARDGKKGGGAGPQAATASPTRTPEDTTDEENGSDEESGSDEETSDEARESQDKRTEALAKEAKEQKGLRGYVVRKSLEPAFTQLALNGETGPLADERVRRAVARALDRKKLAEAVLKPLGLPAYPPGSHLALAGQHAYADSSDALGDQNTREAQALLADAGWVPGGALKKDDGTKAGSEADADKKKDKDKNKDAENKDKDSDSDSGSDSDSDAGSSPSSDSDSASGSGSESDSSSDEGSYVVGDNKPGRGAPISESDTSVIAPAPAAAFHRAVLIGRTGLLDDSDVSAQDRQQSGMAGAYAPRGTAAPSESASASTSASTSASAFESASASASESASASDEESDTESDTDSGSDTESESASPSSSASSSASGSASASSSASASASASGSASASASTSGSASALPGPLAKDGKPLTLRFVLPSGPGSEQLRTVGEKIARMLDRIGIRTDISKVADANYFKDHVASGDYDLALYSWPATAYPATDGRPIYAKPVPASDGSLLVEQNYTRVGTDHINQLFDQAASELDENAARDLLRQADARIWAAAGSIPLYQRPQLVAAKPSVANAGAFAFATPRYEDIGFKDGGGSGPQKPSPSDSAPAPSDSATAPSESAEATPESDDE; from the coding sequence ATGTCCCAGGTCGGCGCCCCACGCGGGAGGACATGCTCCCGGACCATCCGCTCCGTCGCACTACTGACCACCGGCGTGCTCGCCCTGCCCGCGCTCGCCGGGTGCAGCTCGGGCGAGGAGCGGAGCAAGGTCCCGGGCCCGGCCCAGGACGTCGGGCCCGCGGCCCGGGACCGGATCGCCGACGGCGGGACGCTGCGCTGGGCCGTGGACACCGTGCCCACCACCCTCAACACCTTCCAGGCGGACGCCGACGCCACGACGTCGCGCATCGCGGGCGCCGTACTGCCCTCACTCTTCACCCTCGACAAGACGGGCCGGCCGGAGCGCAACCCGGACTATCTGGAGTCCGCGAAGATCGTCGAGCGCGAGCCCAAGCAGGTCGTGCTCTACAAGCTCAACCAGCAGGCGGTGTGGAGCGACGGACGTGAGCTCGGCGCCCCCGACTTCGTGGCCCAGTGGCGCGCGCTGAGCGGCAAGGAGTCCGCGTACTGGACCGCGCGCAACGCCGGATACGAGCGGATCCAGAAGATCGAGCGCGGCAAGGACGACCTTGAGGTCCGGGTCACCTTCAACAAGCCGTACGCCGACTGGAAGGCGCTCTTCAGCCCGCTGTACCCGAAGAGCGTGATGGGGGCGCCGAACTCCTTCAACGACGGCGCGCGCACCAAGCTCAAGGCGTCGGCCGGGCCGTTCCAGATCAAGGAGCTGGACCGCGAGGACCGCGAGATGACCCTCGTCCGCAACCCCCGCTGGTGGGGTGCCCGGCCGAAGCTCGACAGCATCGTCCTGAGCGCGGTGCCGCGCGACAAGCGGGCCGCCGCGCTCGCCGATGGCACGCTCGACCTCGCCGAGATCGACAGCCCGGTGGCCGAGCGGATCAACAAGGCGCGCGACGGCAAGAAGGGTGGGGGAGCGGGGCCGCAGGCGGCCACCGCGTCGCCGACCCGGACCCCGGAGGACACCACGGACGAGGAGAACGGCTCCGACGAGGAGAGCGGCTCGGACGAGGAGACGTCCGATGAGGCGCGGGAGTCCCAGGACAAGAGGACAGAGGCGCTCGCCAAGGAGGCCAAGGAGCAGAAGGGCCTGCGGGGCTATGTCGTACGGAAGTCCCTGGAGCCCGCCTTCACGCAGCTGGCGCTCAACGGGGAGACCGGGCCGCTGGCCGACGAGCGGGTACGGCGTGCCGTGGCCCGCGCACTCGACCGGAAGAAGCTGGCCGAGGCCGTACTCAAGCCGCTCGGCCTGCCCGCGTACCCGCCGGGCAGCCATCTGGCACTGGCCGGACAGCACGCGTACGCCGACAGCAGCGACGCGCTCGGGGACCAGAACACCCGGGAGGCGCAGGCGCTCCTGGCCGACGCGGGCTGGGTGCCGGGCGGCGCGCTGAAGAAGGACGACGGGACGAAGGCCGGGAGCGAGGCCGACGCCGACAAGAAGAAGGACAAGGACAAGAACAAGGACGCCGAGAACAAGGACAAGGACTCCGATTCCGACTCCGGTTCGGATTCTGATTCCGACGCCGGCTCCAGCCCCAGCTCCGATTCGGACTCCGCTTCCGGCTCCGGCTCCGAGTCCGACAGCTCGTCCGACGAAGGTTCGTACGTCGTCGGTGACAACAAGCCGGGACGCGGCGCCCCCATCTCCGAGAGCGACACCAGCGTGATCGCCCCGGCCCCCGCCGCCGCCTTCCACCGCGCGGTCCTGATCGGCCGGACCGGGCTGCTGGACGACTCGGACGTCAGCGCCCAGGACAGGCAGCAGAGCGGCATGGCCGGTGCGTACGCCCCGCGCGGCACGGCGGCGCCCTCCGAGTCCGCGTCCGCGTCCACTTCCGCGTCCACTTCCGCGTCCGCGTTCGAGTCCGCGTCCGCGTCCGCTTCCGAGTCCGCTTCCGCGTCCGACGAAGAGTCGGACACCGAGTCGGACACCGACTCCGGCTCTGACACGGAATCCGAGTCCGCGTCCCCCTCGTCGTCCGCATCGAGCTCCGCCTCCGGATCAGCCTCGGCGTCGTCGTCCGCCTCGGCCTCGGCCTCCGCCTCCGGATCAGCCTCCGCGTCGGCCTCGACCTCCGGATCAGCCTCTGCCCTGCCCGGCCCGCTCGCCAAGGACGGCAAGCCGCTCACCCTCCGCTTCGTCCTCCCCTCAGGACCCGGCTCCGAGCAGCTGCGCACCGTCGGCGAGAAGATCGCGCGCATGCTCGACCGCATCGGCATCCGCACGGACATCAGCAAGGTCGCGGACGCCAACTACTTCAAGGACCACGTCGCGTCGGGCGACTACGACCTCGCCCTCTACTCGTGGCCCGCGACCGCCTACCCCGCGACCGACGGCCGGCCGATCTACGCCAAGCCCGTCCCCGCCTCCGACGGCTCGCTGCTGGTGGAGCAGAATTACACCCGCGTCGGGACGGACCACATCAACCAGCTCTTCGACCAGGCGGCCTCCGAGCTGGACGAGAACGCGGCCCGCGATCTGCTCAGGCAGGCCGACGCCCGCATCTGGGCGGCGGCCGGTTCCATCCCCCTCTACCAGCGCCCGCAGCTCGTGGCGGCCAAGCCCTCCGTGGCGAACGCCGGTGCCTTCGCCTTCGCCACCCCTCGCTACGAGGACATCGGCTTCAAGGACGGCGGCGGGAGCGGCCCGCAGAAGCCGTCGCCGTCCGACAGCGCCCCGGCGCCCTCGGACAGCGCCACGGCGCCGTCCGAGAGTGCCGAGGCGACGCCCGAAAGCGACGACGAGTAG
- a CDS encoding fumarate reductase/succinate dehydrogenase flavoprotein subunit: MTQLEREQWDVVVVGAGGAGLRAAIEARERGARTAVICKSLFGKAHTVMAEGGIAASMGNVNSGDNWQVHFRDTMRGGKFLNQWRMAELHAREAPDRVWELETWGALFDRTADGKISQRNFGGHEYPRLAHVGDRTGLELIRTLQQKIVALQQEDFREFGDYEARLKVFQECTVTSVLKEGERVSGTFCYERESGRFFVLEAPAVVLATGGIGKSFKVTSNSWEYTGDGHALALLAGAPLLNMEFVQFHPTGMVWPPSVKGILVTESVRGDGGVLRNSEGKRFMFDYIPDVFKEKYAESEEEGDRWYEDPDNNRRPPELLPRDEVARAINSEVKAGRGSPHGGVFLDVSTRMPSEVIQRRLPSMYHQFKELADVDITAEAMEVGPTCHYVMGGIAVDSDTAATPGVAGLYAAGEVAGGMHGSNRLGGNSLSDLLVFGRRAGLHAAEYAAGLTERPALDEGQIDAAATEALRPFGAEEPEGGGPPENPYSVHQELQQTMNDLVGIIRREGEMEQALEKLGELRARAARAGVEGHRQFNPGWHLAIDLRNMLLVSECIALSALERTESRGGHTREDWPGMVLDWRRVNLHCRLNDSARDPSADPALGRISLSRKTTEPIRPDLLDLFDKEELVKYLAEEELHE; encoded by the coding sequence ATGACGCAACTCGAACGCGAGCAGTGGGACGTCGTGGTGGTGGGCGCGGGCGGAGCGGGTCTGCGGGCCGCCATCGAGGCGCGTGAGCGTGGCGCCCGTACCGCTGTCATCTGCAAGTCGCTCTTCGGCAAGGCCCATACGGTGATGGCCGAGGGCGGTATCGCGGCCTCCATGGGCAATGTGAACTCCGGGGACAACTGGCAGGTCCACTTCCGCGACACCATGCGCGGCGGGAAGTTCCTCAACCAGTGGCGGATGGCTGAGCTGCACGCGCGGGAAGCGCCCGACCGGGTCTGGGAACTGGAGACCTGGGGCGCGCTCTTCGACCGTACGGCCGACGGGAAGATCTCCCAGCGCAACTTCGGCGGTCACGAGTACCCCCGTCTCGCCCACGTCGGCGACCGGACCGGCCTTGAGCTGATCCGTACGCTCCAGCAGAAGATCGTCGCCCTCCAGCAGGAGGACTTCCGCGAATTCGGTGACTACGAAGCCCGGTTGAAGGTCTTCCAGGAGTGCACCGTCACCTCCGTACTGAAGGAGGGCGAGCGGGTCTCGGGCACGTTCTGCTACGAGCGCGAGTCCGGCCGCTTCTTCGTCCTGGAGGCGCCCGCCGTCGTCCTCGCGACCGGCGGCATCGGCAAGTCCTTCAAGGTGACGTCGAATTCGTGGGAGTACACGGGCGACGGGCACGCGCTGGCGCTGCTCGCCGGAGCCCCGCTGCTGAACATGGAGTTCGTGCAGTTCCACCCGACGGGCATGGTCTGGCCGCCGTCGGTGAAGGGGATCCTTGTCACCGAGTCGGTGCGCGGCGACGGCGGAGTGCTGCGCAACTCCGAAGGCAAACGGTTCATGTTCGACTACATCCCGGATGTCTTCAAGGAGAAGTACGCGGAGTCCGAGGAGGAGGGCGACCGCTGGTACGAGGACCCGGACAACAACCGGCGCCCGCCGGAGCTGCTGCCCCGTGACGAGGTGGCCCGTGCCATCAACTCCGAGGTCAAGGCGGGCCGGGGCTCACCGCACGGCGGCGTGTTCCTGGACGTGTCCACGCGTATGCCGTCCGAGGTCATCCAGCGCCGGCTCCCGTCGATGTACCACCAGTTCAAGGAGCTGGCCGACGTCGACATCACGGCCGAGGCGATGGAGGTCGGCCCCACCTGTCACTACGTGATGGGCGGGATCGCCGTCGACTCGGACACCGCCGCAACGCCCGGGGTCGCCGGTCTGTACGCGGCCGGCGAGGTCGCCGGCGGGATGCACGGCTCCAACCGGCTCGGCGGCAACTCGCTCTCCGACCTGCTGGTCTTCGGGCGCCGGGCCGGACTGCACGCGGCCGAGTACGCAGCGGGGCTCACCGAACGGCCGGCGCTCGACGAGGGTCAGATCGACGCGGCCGCCACCGAGGCGCTGCGCCCGTTCGGCGCCGAGGAGCCGGAGGGCGGCGGCCCGCCCGAGAACCCGTACAGCGTCCACCAGGAGCTCCAGCAGACGATGAACGACCTCGTCGGCATCATCAGGCGCGAGGGCGAGATGGAGCAGGCGCTGGAGAAGCTGGGCGAGTTGCGCGCGCGAGCGGCGCGCGCCGGGGTGGAGGGCCACCGGCAGTTCAACCCCGGCTGGCACCTCGCGATCGACCTGCGGAACATGCTGCTGGTCAGCGAGTGCATCGCCCTGTCGGCCCTGGAGCGCACGGAGAGCCGCGGCGGTCATACCCGCGAGGACTGGCCGGGCATGGTGCTCGACTGGCGGCGGGTCAATCTGCACTGCCGGCTGAACGATTCCGCGCGGGACCCGTCGGCGGACCCCGCGCTCGGCCGGATCAGCCTCTCCAGGAAGACGACCGAGCCCATCCGTCCCGACCTGCTCGACCTCTTCGACAAGGAAGAGCTGGTCAAGTACCTCGCCGAAGAGGAGCTCCACGAGTGA
- a CDS encoding succinate dehydrogenase/fumarate reductase iron-sulfur subunit — translation MSASTTPTQSTPPSSDSSTTSPATSGTPAPATSYEAKFRVWRGDAEGGELKDFAVEVNEGEVVLDIIHRLQATQASDLAVRWNCKAGKCGSCSAEINGRPRLLCMTRMSTFTREETITVTPLRAFPVVRDLVTNVNFNYQKAREVPAFVPPPGVAAGEYRMQQMDVERSQEFRKCIECFLCQDTCHVVRDHEENKTSFAGPRFLMRVAELDMHPLDAAGESGLDRKETAQDEHGLGYCNITKCCTEVCPEGIKITDNALIPLKERVADKKYDPLVWLGNKIRRRTGS, via the coding sequence GTGAGTGCCAGCACGACTCCGACTCAGAGCACACCCCCCTCGTCCGACTCGTCCACCACTTCACCCGCCACGTCCGGGACGCCCGCCCCGGCCACTTCGTACGAGGCCAAGTTCAGGGTCTGGCGGGGCGACGCGGAGGGCGGCGAGCTGAAGGACTTCGCCGTCGAGGTGAACGAGGGCGAGGTCGTCCTCGACATCATCCACCGGCTCCAGGCGACGCAGGCGTCCGATCTGGCGGTGCGCTGGAACTGCAAGGCGGGCAAGTGCGGTTCGTGCAGCGCGGAGATCAACGGCCGGCCGCGGCTGCTCTGCATGACGCGGATGTCGACCTTCACCCGCGAGGAGACGATCACCGTCACCCCGCTGCGCGCGTTCCCCGTCGTCCGGGACCTGGTGACGAACGTGAACTTCAACTACCAGAAGGCGCGTGAGGTACCGGCGTTCGTGCCGCCGCCGGGGGTCGCGGCGGGCGAGTACCGGATGCAGCAGATGGACGTGGAACGCTCGCAGGAGTTCCGTAAGTGCATCGAGTGCTTCCTGTGCCAGGACACCTGTCACGTGGTCCGGGACCACGAGGAGAACAAGACCTCGTTCGCCGGTCCCCGTTTCCTGATGCGGGTCGCGGAGCTGGACATGCATCCGCTGGACGCGGCCGGGGAGAGTGGCCTGGACCGCAAGGAGACGGCGCAGGACGAGCACGGGCTCGGCTACTGCAACATCACCAAGTGCTGCACCGAGGTCTGTCCCGAGGGCATCAAGATCACGGACAACGCGCTGATCCCGCTGAAGGAGCGCGTGGCGGACAAGAAGTACGACCCGCTGGTCTGGCTGGGGAACAAGATCCGCCGCCGTACCGGCAGCTGA
- a CDS encoding TetR/AcrR family transcriptional regulator C-terminal domain-containing protein: MTVDPPYLRIAAELRRRIASGELVPGDRVPSTRRITQEWGVAMATATKALAALNQEGLVRAVPGVGTVVAEPVRPRGRDTAPGEGLSRERVVRAAISIADAEGLGALSMRRVASEFGTSTMALYRHVPSKGELVRLMSEAVFAGAPAGPEPAGWRPRLSREVRWLWIQYERHPWLARAMAGLTRPMASPHAMSYTERALGTLRGLGLTPDAVIHIHLSLLGYAQGVAMAVELESQARQDTGLTAEQWMAANETRLDSVQLTGRYPVLSTLFGDEEFDLELGTLFEFGLERMLDGVESLIERSQRSPRSPEPPTSPEH, encoded by the coding sequence ATGACCGTCGATCCGCCCTACCTCCGCATCGCGGCCGAGCTCCGCCGCCGTATCGCGTCCGGCGAACTCGTGCCCGGCGACCGGGTGCCGTCCACCCGCCGTATCACCCAGGAGTGGGGCGTCGCGATGGCGACCGCGACCAAGGCGCTGGCGGCGCTGAACCAGGAAGGGCTCGTGCGGGCGGTGCCGGGCGTCGGCACCGTGGTCGCGGAGCCCGTCCGCCCCCGTGGCCGGGACACGGCTCCCGGCGAGGGACTGAGCCGCGAGCGCGTCGTGCGCGCGGCCATCTCGATCGCCGACGCCGAAGGGCTGGGCGCGCTGTCGATGCGGCGCGTGGCGTCGGAGTTCGGTACGTCCACGATGGCGCTGTACCGCCATGTCCCCAGCAAGGGCGAGCTGGTGCGGCTGATGTCCGAGGCGGTGTTCGCCGGTGCCCCGGCGGGCCCCGAACCGGCCGGCTGGCGTCCACGGCTGAGCCGGGAGGTCCGGTGGCTGTGGATCCAGTACGAGCGCCATCCCTGGCTCGCCCGTGCCATGGCGGGACTGACCCGGCCGATGGCATCACCGCACGCGATGAGTTACACCGAGCGGGCGTTGGGCACGCTGCGCGGGCTCGGTCTCACGCCGGACGCGGTGATCCATATCCATCTCTCCCTGCTCGGCTACGCCCAAGGGGTGGCGATGGCGGTCGAGTTGGAGTCGCAGGCGCGGCAGGACACGGGGCTGACGGCCGAGCAGTGGATGGCGGCCAACGAGACGCGCCTGGATTCGGTCCAGCTCACCGGCCGGTATCCGGTCCTGTCGACCCTCTTCGGGGACGAGGAGTTCGACCTCGAACTCGGCACACTCTTCGAGTTCGGCCTCGAACGGATGCTGGACGGCGTCGAGTCCCTGATCGAGCGGTCCCAAAGGTCCCCGAGGTCCCCGGAGCCCCCCACGTCACCCGAGCACTGA
- a CDS encoding MFS transporter: MENSHAPRLAGRREWTALGVLMLPLLLVSMDISILYFAIPYVSQDLEPSATQQLWILDMYGFVLAGLLITMGALGDRIGRRRLVLAGAAVFGAASVAAAYAHSADALIGVRALLGLGGAALMPSTLALIRNLFHDARQRGRAVTIWTGVMTTGISLGPVVSGLLLEHFWWGSVFLINLPAMVLLLVLVPFLVPESRTGGPDTSREPFDLVSAALSLAALLTVIYGVKEWARHGFAPVPAAAVALGPVLGYVFVRRQKRFAHPMIDLGLLGRRAFGGPVFANLLAMFATVGMAVFLTQYLQSVQGLSPFEAALWSLVPASGVIVAAPASAILAQRTDRAYVMGGAFLFSAAGFFWLTQVRADSALWFCLAAAALYVGGLVAAMTLANELAIGAAPPERAGSAAAVLESGQELGGALGMAVLGSVGAAVYSRDMADALPAGVTAALPGGQADAVRETLGGAAAAAARLPEETAAGVLTAARDAFTHGMGLASVGAAVVMVGAALFSFVALRGTAGPGTENGDRGPEGVVKGGDLARAQTGAVK; encoded by the coding sequence ATGGAGAACTCACACGCACCCCGGCTCGCGGGCCGCCGGGAATGGACCGCCCTCGGCGTCCTGATGCTCCCGCTGCTCCTCGTCTCGATGGACATCTCGATCCTCTACTTCGCGATCCCGTACGTCAGCCAGGATCTGGAGCCCAGCGCCACCCAGCAGTTGTGGATCCTCGACATGTACGGCTTCGTGCTGGCGGGGCTGCTCATCACGATGGGGGCGCTCGGCGACCGGATCGGCCGGCGCAGGCTGGTGCTCGCCGGCGCGGCGGTCTTCGGCGCGGCCTCGGTGGCGGCGGCGTACGCGCACTCGGCCGACGCCCTCATCGGCGTACGCGCGCTGCTCGGGCTCGGCGGCGCCGCCCTGATGCCGTCGACGCTCGCGCTGATCCGCAACCTCTTCCACGACGCGAGGCAGCGGGGCCGGGCGGTGACGATCTGGACGGGGGTCATGACCACCGGGATCTCGCTGGGGCCGGTGGTCAGCGGGCTGCTGCTCGAACACTTCTGGTGGGGGTCGGTCTTCCTGATCAACCTGCCGGCGATGGTGCTGCTGCTGGTGCTGGTGCCGTTTCTGGTGCCGGAGTCCAGGACGGGGGGTCCGGACACTTCGCGGGAGCCGTTCGACCTGGTGAGCGCGGCTCTCTCGCTCGCCGCCCTGCTCACGGTCATCTACGGCGTCAAGGAGTGGGCCCGGCACGGGTTCGCGCCGGTGCCCGCCGCGGCCGTCGCCCTGGGACCGGTGCTCGGGTATGTCTTCGTACGCCGCCAGAAGCGCTTTGCCCACCCCATGATCGACCTCGGACTGCTGGGGCGACGCGCCTTCGGGGGGCCGGTGTTCGCGAATCTGCTCGCGATGTTCGCCACGGTGGGTATGGCGGTCTTCCTCACCCAGTACCTCCAGTCCGTGCAGGGGCTGAGTCCGTTCGAGGCCGCGCTGTGGAGCCTCGTACCGGCCTCGGGCGTGATCGTGGCGGCGCCGGCGTCGGCGATCCTCGCGCAGCGCACCGACCGCGCGTATGTGATGGGCGGGGCGTTCCTCTTCTCGGCGGCCGGCTTCTTCTGGCTGACCCAGGTCCGGGCGGACTCGGCGCTCTGGTTCTGCCTCGCCGCCGCCGCGCTGTATGTGGGCGGCCTCGTCGCCGCCATGACACTCGCCAACGAACTCGCCATCGGCGCCGCCCCGCCCGAGCGCGCGGGCTCGGCCGCCGCCGTACTCGAATCGGGCCAGGAACTCGGCGGGGCGCTGGGAATGGCCGTCCTCGGCTCGGTCGGGGCCGCGGTCTACAGCCGGGACATGGCCGACGCCCTGCCGGCCGGTGTCACCGCCGCGCTGCCGGGCGGTCAGGCCGACGCCGTACGCGAGACCCTGGGCGGCGCGGCGGCTGCTGCGGCCCGGCTCCCGGAGGAGACCGCCGCGGGCGTGCTGACGGCGGCGCGGGACGCCTTCACGCACGGGATGGGACTGGCGTCGGTCGGCGCGGCTGTCGTGATGGTGGGGGCCGCGCTCTTCTCGTTCGTGGCGCTCAGGGGCACGGCCGGGCCTGGGACGGAGAACGGGGACAGGGGCCCCGAGGGGGTCGTCAAGGGGGGTGACCTTGCTCGTGCACAGACCGGCGCCGTAAAGTGA